In Megalobrama amblycephala isolate DHTTF-2021 linkage group LG10, ASM1881202v1, whole genome shotgun sequence, one DNA window encodes the following:
- the rrh gene encoding visual pigment-like receptor peropsin isoform X2: MVIKDTQSERGQLRHPFLCFGVVSLSSNIVVLLMFVKFRELRTATNAIIINLAFTDIGVAGIGYPMSAASDLHGSWKFGYMGCQIYAALNIFFGMASIGLLTVVAIDRYLTICRPDVGQKLSTLSYTLLIVAAWLNAVFWSAMPIIGWAGYAPDPTGATCTINWRNNDASFVSYTMTVIIVNFIIPLSVMFYCYYNVSVTVKRFKVSNCLDSIDMDWSDQMDVTKMSIIMIVMFLAAWSPYSIVCLWASFGDPKKIPAPMAIIAPLFAKSSTFYNPCIYVIANKKFRRAITGMLRCQTRQRMNISNQLPMTASSVPLNP; encoded by the exons ATGGTCATCAAGGATACGCAGAGTGAACGTGGGCAGCTACGCCATCCTTTTCTCTGTTTTG GAGTGGTCAGTCTGTCTAGTAACATTGTGGTGCTGCTGATGTTTGTGAAGTTCAGAGAGTTGCGCACTGCCACAAATGCTATCATCATTAATCTGGCTTTCACTGACATTGGCGTAGCCGGTATTGGTTACCCCATGTCAGCAGCCTCGGACCTGCACGGGAGCTGGAAATTTGGATACATGGGCTGCCAG ATCTATGCTGCCCTGAATATATTCTTCGGAATGGCCAGTATTGGGCTGCTCACTGTGGTTGCCATTGACCGATACCTTACCATATGTCGACCTGACGTAG GACAGAAGCTGTCAACATTATCATACACGCTTCTAATTGTGGCTGCTTGGCTGAATGCTGTGTTTTGGTCAGCCATGCCCATCATTGGTTGGGCAGGATATGCCCCTGACCCCACAGGAGCCACATGCACCATCAACTGGAGAAACAATGACGC ATCTTTTGTGTCCTACACAATGACTGTAATCATTGTCAACTTCATCATTCCACTGTCGGTCATGTTCTACTGCTACTACAACGTCTCGGTTACAGTGAAGAGGTTCAAAGTTAGTAACTGCTTAGACAGCATCGACATGGATTGGTCTGACCAGATGGATGTCACTAAG ATGTCCATTATAATGATAGTGATGTTCCTGGCTGCCTGGTCTCCATATTCGATTGTGTGTTTGTGGGCATCGTTTGGTGACCCCAAAAAGATTCCAGCACCAATGGCCATAATTGCCCCACTCTTCGCCAAGTCCTCCACCTTTTACAATCCTTGCATCTATGTCATCGCCAACAAAAA GTTCAGGAGAGCCATCACTGGAATGTTACGTTGTCAAACACGACAGCGAATGAATATAAGCAACCAGCTTCCAATGACAGCGTCTTCTGTGCCACTCAACCCTTAA
- the rrh gene encoding visual pigment-like receptor peropsin isoform X4 produces MVIKDTQSERVVSLSSNIVVLLMFVKFRELRTATNAIIINLAFTDIGVAGIGYPMSAASDLHGSWKFGYMGCQIYAALNIFFGMASIGLLTVVAIDRYLTICRPDVGQKLSTLSYTLLIVAAWLNAVFWSAMPIIGWAGYAPDPTGATCTINWRNNDASFVSYTMTVIIVNFIIPLSVMFYCYYNVSVTVKRFKVSNCLDSIDMDWSDQMDVTKMSIIMIVMFLAAWSPYSIVCLWASFGDPKKIPAPMAIIAPLFAKSSTFYNPCIYVIANKKFRRAITGMLRCQTRQRMNISNQLPMTASSVPLNP; encoded by the exons ATGGTCATCAAGGATACGCAGAGTGAAC GAGTGGTCAGTCTGTCTAGTAACATTGTGGTGCTGCTGATGTTTGTGAAGTTCAGAGAGTTGCGCACTGCCACAAATGCTATCATCATTAATCTGGCTTTCACTGACATTGGCGTAGCCGGTATTGGTTACCCCATGTCAGCAGCCTCGGACCTGCACGGGAGCTGGAAATTTGGATACATGGGCTGCCAG ATCTATGCTGCCCTGAATATATTCTTCGGAATGGCCAGTATTGGGCTGCTCACTGTGGTTGCCATTGACCGATACCTTACCATATGTCGACCTGACGTAG GACAGAAGCTGTCAACATTATCATACACGCTTCTAATTGTGGCTGCTTGGCTGAATGCTGTGTTTTGGTCAGCCATGCCCATCATTGGTTGGGCAGGATATGCCCCTGACCCCACAGGAGCCACATGCACCATCAACTGGAGAAACAATGACGC ATCTTTTGTGTCCTACACAATGACTGTAATCATTGTCAACTTCATCATTCCACTGTCGGTCATGTTCTACTGCTACTACAACGTCTCGGTTACAGTGAAGAGGTTCAAAGTTAGTAACTGCTTAGACAGCATCGACATGGATTGGTCTGACCAGATGGATGTCACTAAG ATGTCCATTATAATGATAGTGATGTTCCTGGCTGCCTGGTCTCCATATTCGATTGTGTGTTTGTGGGCATCGTTTGGTGACCCCAAAAAGATTCCAGCACCAATGGCCATAATTGCCCCACTCTTCGCCAAGTCCTCCACCTTTTACAATCCTTGCATCTATGTCATCGCCAACAAAAA GTTCAGGAGAGCCATCACTGGAATGTTACGTTGTCAAACACGACAGCGAATGAATATAAGCAACCAGCTTCCAATGACAGCGTCTTCTGTGCCACTCAACCCTTAA
- the rrh gene encoding visual pigment-like receptor peropsin isoform X5, whose amino-acid sequence MFVKFRELRTATNAIIINLAFTDIGVAGIGYPMSAASDLHGSWKFGYMGCQIYAALNIFFGMASIGLLTVVAIDRYLTICRPDVGQKLSTLSYTLLIVAAWLNAVFWSAMPIIGWAGYAPDPTGATCTINWRNNDASFVSYTMTVIIVNFIIPLSVMFYCYYNVSVTVKRFKVSNCLDSIDMDWSDQMDVTKMSIIMIVMFLAAWSPYSIVCLWASFGDPKKIPAPMAIIAPLFAKSSTFYNPCIYVIANKKFRRAITGMLRCQTRQRMNISNQLPMTASSVPLNP is encoded by the exons ATGTTTGTGAAGTTCAGAGAGTTGCGCACTGCCACAAATGCTATCATCATTAATCTGGCTTTCACTGACATTGGCGTAGCCGGTATTGGTTACCCCATGTCAGCAGCCTCGGACCTGCACGGGAGCTGGAAATTTGGATACATGGGCTGCCAG ATCTATGCTGCCCTGAATATATTCTTCGGAATGGCCAGTATTGGGCTGCTCACTGTGGTTGCCATTGACCGATACCTTACCATATGTCGACCTGACGTAG GACAGAAGCTGTCAACATTATCATACACGCTTCTAATTGTGGCTGCTTGGCTGAATGCTGTGTTTTGGTCAGCCATGCCCATCATTGGTTGGGCAGGATATGCCCCTGACCCCACAGGAGCCACATGCACCATCAACTGGAGAAACAATGACGC ATCTTTTGTGTCCTACACAATGACTGTAATCATTGTCAACTTCATCATTCCACTGTCGGTCATGTTCTACTGCTACTACAACGTCTCGGTTACAGTGAAGAGGTTCAAAGTTAGTAACTGCTTAGACAGCATCGACATGGATTGGTCTGACCAGATGGATGTCACTAAG ATGTCCATTATAATGATAGTGATGTTCCTGGCTGCCTGGTCTCCATATTCGATTGTGTGTTTGTGGGCATCGTTTGGTGACCCCAAAAAGATTCCAGCACCAATGGCCATAATTGCCCCACTCTTCGCCAAGTCCTCCACCTTTTACAATCCTTGCATCTATGTCATCGCCAACAAAAA GTTCAGGAGAGCCATCACTGGAATGTTACGTTGTCAAACACGACAGCGAATGAATATAAGCAACCAGCTTCCAATGACAGCGTCTTCTGTGCCACTCAACCCTTAA
- the rrh gene encoding visual pigment-like receptor peropsin isoform X3: MRYGRISPAFKNKSQSPIGVVSLSSNIVVLLMFVKFRELRTATNAIIINLAFTDIGVAGIGYPMSAASDLHGSWKFGYMGCQIYAALNIFFGMASIGLLTVVAIDRYLTICRPDVGQKLSTLSYTLLIVAAWLNAVFWSAMPIIGWAGYAPDPTGATCTINWRNNDASFVSYTMTVIIVNFIIPLSVMFYCYYNVSVTVKRFKVSNCLDSIDMDWSDQMDVTKMSIIMIVMFLAAWSPYSIVCLWASFGDPKKIPAPMAIIAPLFAKSSTFYNPCIYVIANKKFRRAITGMLRCQTRQRMNISNQLPMTASSVPLNP, translated from the exons GAGTGGTCAGTCTGTCTAGTAACATTGTGGTGCTGCTGATGTTTGTGAAGTTCAGAGAGTTGCGCACTGCCACAAATGCTATCATCATTAATCTGGCTTTCACTGACATTGGCGTAGCCGGTATTGGTTACCCCATGTCAGCAGCCTCGGACCTGCACGGGAGCTGGAAATTTGGATACATGGGCTGCCAG ATCTATGCTGCCCTGAATATATTCTTCGGAATGGCCAGTATTGGGCTGCTCACTGTGGTTGCCATTGACCGATACCTTACCATATGTCGACCTGACGTAG GACAGAAGCTGTCAACATTATCATACACGCTTCTAATTGTGGCTGCTTGGCTGAATGCTGTGTTTTGGTCAGCCATGCCCATCATTGGTTGGGCAGGATATGCCCCTGACCCCACAGGAGCCACATGCACCATCAACTGGAGAAACAATGACGC ATCTTTTGTGTCCTACACAATGACTGTAATCATTGTCAACTTCATCATTCCACTGTCGGTCATGTTCTACTGCTACTACAACGTCTCGGTTACAGTGAAGAGGTTCAAAGTTAGTAACTGCTTAGACAGCATCGACATGGATTGGTCTGACCAGATGGATGTCACTAAG ATGTCCATTATAATGATAGTGATGTTCCTGGCTGCCTGGTCTCCATATTCGATTGTGTGTTTGTGGGCATCGTTTGGTGACCCCAAAAAGATTCCAGCACCAATGGCCATAATTGCCCCACTCTTCGCCAAGTCCTCCACCTTTTACAATCCTTGCATCTATGTCATCGCCAACAAAAA GTTCAGGAGAGCCATCACTGGAATGTTACGTTGTCAAACACGACAGCGAATGAATATAAGCAACCAGCTTCCAATGACAGCGTCTTCTGTGCCACTCAACCCTTAA